The genomic interval CAATAATAAAAACATTCCCCTTCGCGGCCTCATCGACCAGACGTGAAAGGTGCGTCTTGGCTTCGTGGATATTTACGGTTTGCATGGGACACCTCATTAAGCTTAGTTTGATGGACTTAGTCTAAACGCACTGCCAGTATTTGTCAAGAGACTTCCAAAGTAATAGGGGCTCTGTCCCTAATTACTCTGTCCCTAATTACTGGTCTAATTAAGATCCTTCAGAGGGCATATCCGACTGTCGTTCTTCATCTTTTCGCGGAACTTCTCGTCACTGGTCAACAAAACGGCGTCAATTGCATAAGCAGCGGCCAAATATACCGCGTCATAAAAAGTAACTTGATGTTCTTTCATCCAGGTAAAACACTGACGGAACATCTGTTCAGAACAGTCAACCGCTTCGATTTTAAGATCGAGGAGCAGCTTCATCTTTTGGTCCGCCTCGTCGGGTAACGCTCTGCCCAGAATATTTGCGACCTCATAAGTCCATAAACCCGGCGCCGCAATCCCAACTACGCCGCTCACCCAGGTGTGCAAAAGGCCGGCTGCTTTATCATGATCCGGTTCATTTTCTTTCTCCAGTACCCATTTCAGAATAATGGAGGCATCTACGATGTATTTTTTCATCAGTGAGACACTCTATCTTTGGTAAGAAATTCAATAATATCGGCATGCGAATAGCCGCCTTGGCGAGGCGAAGAAGCGAGCAACTGTTCAACAGCCGATTTACGGCGCAGCAGCTCCAGTTCTTTACGCAGTGCCTCGCTAACCAACCTGCTGCGCTTTCCGGCGGGAACGAGACTTTCAAGGTCTCTACAAACGCCTTCATCAATGAGAAAGTTTAATTTTCGGGCAGTGTTTGACATATCATACCTCTTTGCAATAAGTATAAAACATACCCAAGATAGTTACACCATCAGGATGGAATGTCAAGCGAAATAAATAGGGGCTCTGTCCCTATTCATCCCACACTCAGCACTTCCCTTTCGATAGCCAGTGTCCGCCCTGCGCCTTGGGCTGCATAGCCCCACTTGATGAGGGTGAAGGCAGACTCCCCATCTTTCCCCGGCGTAATCTCCAGCCCCGTGATGCAGCGGGG from Syntrophales bacterium carries:
- a CDS encoding type II toxin-antitoxin system VapC family toxin — protein: MKKYIVDASIILKWVLEKENEPDHDKAAGLLHTWVSGVVGIAAPGLWTYEVANILGRALPDEADQKMKLLLDLKIEAVDCSEQMFRQCFTWMKEHQVTFYDAVYLAAAYAIDAVLLTSDEKFREKMKNDSRICPLKDLN